The proteins below are encoded in one region of Centropristis striata isolate RG_2023a ecotype Rhode Island chromosome 12, C.striata_1.0, whole genome shotgun sequence:
- the fermt3b gene encoding fermitin family homolog 3b isoform X1 — protein sequence MAAWDLSVTVEDLGSDAPPVTLSVASDLHVGGVILKLVEKTQIQRDWSDHALWWEQKQRWLLRTAWTLEKYEIHADARLIFMPQHKPLRLGLPNGITLRLRACFSSPAFQTVMGICRMLNIRHPEELSILRPIEEKKKKKDKNSTEEIYDLTEVPLSSVSRPSLYNGMPAHFADSPQMEAIYKMLSVTQPPPAPEVVAKQYRPASVVDKAHINGRWLDSSRSLMQQGIQENDRVWLRFKYFAFYDIEPKYDVVRLTQLYEQARWAILLEDIDCTEEEMMLFGALQYHISKVSQSEPQMLSSCAAMDDLETALQSLEVKMEGESSSASDMLENMTAPELNDYLKIFRPKRLTLKGYKQYWFKFQDTSISYFKSKEESIGEPIQQINLKGCEVAPDVNVAAQKFLIRLLIPAPEGMNELYLRCENEQQYAQWMAACRLASKGKSLADSSYQSEIQSIGSFLTMQKTSSSSHGNAPANDESINTHSLVSPRYHKKYKAKQLTPRILDAYQNVAQLSLTDAVMRFLQIWQALPDFGLSYVVVRFKGSRKDEVLGIAPNRLIRIDLAVGDVVKTWRYNNMKQWNVNWDIRQVAIEFEGNINIAFGCVTADCKIVHEFIGGYIFMSTRSRAKSDTLNEELFHKLTGGHEAL from the exons AGATACAGCGTGATTGGTCGGACCATGCCCTGTGGTGGGAGCAGAAGCAGCGATGGCTGCTGCGAACAGCCTGGACTCTGGAGAAATATGAAATCCACGCCGATGCCCGGCTGATCTTCATGCCCCAACACAAGCCCCTGAGGCTGGGTCTACCCAACGGCATTACCCTGAGGCTCCGGGCCTGCTTCTCCAGCCCTGCCTTCCAGACCGTGATGGGCATCTGCAGAATGCTCA ATATCCGTCACCCAGAAGAGCTCTCAATCCTTCGGCCCAttgaggagaaaaagaagaagaaagataaAAACTCGACTGAGGAGATCTACGACCTCACTGAGGTGCCCCTCTCCTCGG TGTCCCGGCCCTCTCTGTATAATGGCATGCCGGCTCACTTTGCCGACTCACCTCAGATGGAGGCCATCTACAAGATGCTGTCAGTCACCCAGCCTCCTCCCGCCCCCGAGGTCGTTGCCAAGCAGTACCGCCCGGCCAGCGTGGTAGACAAGGCCCACATCAACGGCAG gtGGTTGGACTCATCCCGCAGTCTCATGCAGCAGGGCATCCAAGAAAATGACAGAGTCTGGCTTCGCTTCAAATACTTTGCCTTCTATGATATTGAAcccaag TACGATGTGGTGCGTTTGACCCAGCTGTATGAGCAGGCGCGCTGGGCCATCCTGCTGGAAGACATCGACTGCACCGAGGAGGAAATGATGTTATTTGGAGCCCTACAG TACCATATCAGTAAGGTGTCTCAGTCAGAGCCCCAGATGCTGAGCTCCTGTGCAGCCATGGACGACCTGGAGACTGCCCTGCAGTCCCTGGAGGTcaagatggagggagagagcaGCTCCGCGTCCGACATGCTG GAAAACATGACTGCACCAGAACTCAATGACTATCTGAAGATATTCAG ACCAAAGAGGCTGACTCTGAAGGGATATAAGCAGTACTGGTTCAAGTTCCAGGATACCTCCATCTCTTATTtcaagagcaaagaggagagcATCGGAGAGCCCATTCAACAGATTAACCTCAAAG GATGTGAGGTGGCTCCGGACGTTAATGTGGCAGCACAGAAGTTCCTAATCAGACTCCTGATACCAGCACCTGAGGGCATGAACGAGCTCTACCTGCGCTGTGAAAAC gagcagcagtaTGCTCAGTGGATGGCTGCATGTCGACTAGCCTCCAAAGGCAAGAGTCTAGCCGACAGCAGTTACCAAAGTGAGATCCAGAGCATCGGCTCCTTCCTAACCATGCAAAAGACCAGCTCTAGTTCCCATGGCAACGCGCCTGCCAATGATGAAAGCATCAATACTCACAGTCTGGTGTCGCCACGCTACCATAAGAAGTACAAGGCCAAACAG CTGACCCCTCGCATCCTGGACGCCTACCAGAACGTGGCTCAGCTCTCCCTGACAGACGCAGTGATGCGCTTCCTGCAGATCTGGCAAGCCCTGCCCGACTTTGGGCTCTCATACGTCGTTGTCAG GTTTAAGGGCAGCAGGAAAGATGAGGTTCTGGGCATTGCTCCAAACCGTCTGATTCGTATTGACCTGGCTGTGGGTGATGTTGTCAAGACCTGGCGCTACAACAACATGAAGCAGTGGAACGTTAACTGGGACATACGACAG GTGGCCATAGAGTTTGAAGGCAACATCAACATTGCTTTTGGCTGTGTGACTGCCGACTGCAAAATTGTTCATGAGTTTATCGGAGGCTATATTTTCATGTCGACACGCAGTCGTGCAAAGAGCGACACACTCAATGAGGAGCTTTTCCACAAGCTGACCGGCGGACATGAAGCTCTCTGA
- the fermt3b gene encoding fermitin family homolog 3b isoform X2 has product MPQHKPLRLGLPNGITLRLRACFSSPAFQTVMGICRMLNIRHPEELSILRPIEEKKKKKDKNSTEEIYDLTEVPLSSVSRPSLYNGMPAHFADSPQMEAIYKMLSVTQPPPAPEVVAKQYRPASVVDKAHINGRWLDSSRSLMQQGIQENDRVWLRFKYFAFYDIEPKYDVVRLTQLYEQARWAILLEDIDCTEEEMMLFGALQYHISKVSQSEPQMLSSCAAMDDLETALQSLEVKMEGESSSASDMLENMTAPELNDYLKIFRPKRLTLKGYKQYWFKFQDTSISYFKSKEESIGEPIQQINLKGCEVAPDVNVAAQKFLIRLLIPAPEGMNELYLRCENEQQYAQWMAACRLASKGKSLADSSYQSEIQSIGSFLTMQKTSSSSHGNAPANDESINTHSLVSPRYHKKYKAKQLTPRILDAYQNVAQLSLTDAVMRFLQIWQALPDFGLSYVVVRFKGSRKDEVLGIAPNRLIRIDLAVGDVVKTWRYNNMKQWNVNWDIRQVAIEFEGNINIAFGCVTADCKIVHEFIGGYIFMSTRSRAKSDTLNEELFHKLTGGHEAL; this is encoded by the exons ATGCCCCAACACAAGCCCCTGAGGCTGGGTCTACCCAACGGCATTACCCTGAGGCTCCGGGCCTGCTTCTCCAGCCCTGCCTTCCAGACCGTGATGGGCATCTGCAGAATGCTCA ATATCCGTCACCCAGAAGAGCTCTCAATCCTTCGGCCCAttgaggagaaaaagaagaagaaagataaAAACTCGACTGAGGAGATCTACGACCTCACTGAGGTGCCCCTCTCCTCGG TGTCCCGGCCCTCTCTGTATAATGGCATGCCGGCTCACTTTGCCGACTCACCTCAGATGGAGGCCATCTACAAGATGCTGTCAGTCACCCAGCCTCCTCCCGCCCCCGAGGTCGTTGCCAAGCAGTACCGCCCGGCCAGCGTGGTAGACAAGGCCCACATCAACGGCAG gtGGTTGGACTCATCCCGCAGTCTCATGCAGCAGGGCATCCAAGAAAATGACAGAGTCTGGCTTCGCTTCAAATACTTTGCCTTCTATGATATTGAAcccaag TACGATGTGGTGCGTTTGACCCAGCTGTATGAGCAGGCGCGCTGGGCCATCCTGCTGGAAGACATCGACTGCACCGAGGAGGAAATGATGTTATTTGGAGCCCTACAG TACCATATCAGTAAGGTGTCTCAGTCAGAGCCCCAGATGCTGAGCTCCTGTGCAGCCATGGACGACCTGGAGACTGCCCTGCAGTCCCTGGAGGTcaagatggagggagagagcaGCTCCGCGTCCGACATGCTG GAAAACATGACTGCACCAGAACTCAATGACTATCTGAAGATATTCAG ACCAAAGAGGCTGACTCTGAAGGGATATAAGCAGTACTGGTTCAAGTTCCAGGATACCTCCATCTCTTATTtcaagagcaaagaggagagcATCGGAGAGCCCATTCAACAGATTAACCTCAAAG GATGTGAGGTGGCTCCGGACGTTAATGTGGCAGCACAGAAGTTCCTAATCAGACTCCTGATACCAGCACCTGAGGGCATGAACGAGCTCTACCTGCGCTGTGAAAAC gagcagcagtaTGCTCAGTGGATGGCTGCATGTCGACTAGCCTCCAAAGGCAAGAGTCTAGCCGACAGCAGTTACCAAAGTGAGATCCAGAGCATCGGCTCCTTCCTAACCATGCAAAAGACCAGCTCTAGTTCCCATGGCAACGCGCCTGCCAATGATGAAAGCATCAATACTCACAGTCTGGTGTCGCCACGCTACCATAAGAAGTACAAGGCCAAACAG CTGACCCCTCGCATCCTGGACGCCTACCAGAACGTGGCTCAGCTCTCCCTGACAGACGCAGTGATGCGCTTCCTGCAGATCTGGCAAGCCCTGCCCGACTTTGGGCTCTCATACGTCGTTGTCAG GTTTAAGGGCAGCAGGAAAGATGAGGTTCTGGGCATTGCTCCAAACCGTCTGATTCGTATTGACCTGGCTGTGGGTGATGTTGTCAAGACCTGGCGCTACAACAACATGAAGCAGTGGAACGTTAACTGGGACATACGACAG GTGGCCATAGAGTTTGAAGGCAACATCAACATTGCTTTTGGCTGTGTGACTGCCGACTGCAAAATTGTTCATGAGTTTATCGGAGGCTATATTTTCATGTCGACACGCAGTCGTGCAAAGAGCGACACACTCAATGAGGAGCTTTTCCACAAGCTGACCGGCGGACATGAAGCTCTCTGA
- the fermt3b gene encoding fermitin family homolog 3b isoform X3 has product MPAHFADSPQMEAIYKMLSVTQPPPAPEVVAKQYRPASVVDKAHINGRWLDSSRSLMQQGIQENDRVWLRFKYFAFYDIEPKYDVVRLTQLYEQARWAILLEDIDCTEEEMMLFGALQYHISKVSQSEPQMLSSCAAMDDLETALQSLEVKMEGESSSASDMLENMTAPELNDYLKIFRPKRLTLKGYKQYWFKFQDTSISYFKSKEESIGEPIQQINLKGCEVAPDVNVAAQKFLIRLLIPAPEGMNELYLRCENEQQYAQWMAACRLASKGKSLADSSYQSEIQSIGSFLTMQKTSSSSHGNAPANDESINTHSLVSPRYHKKYKAKQLTPRILDAYQNVAQLSLTDAVMRFLQIWQALPDFGLSYVVVRFKGSRKDEVLGIAPNRLIRIDLAVGDVVKTWRYNNMKQWNVNWDIRQVAIEFEGNINIAFGCVTADCKIVHEFIGGYIFMSTRSRAKSDTLNEELFHKLTGGHEAL; this is encoded by the exons ATGCCGGCTCACTTTGCCGACTCACCTCAGATGGAGGCCATCTACAAGATGCTGTCAGTCACCCAGCCTCCTCCCGCCCCCGAGGTCGTTGCCAAGCAGTACCGCCCGGCCAGCGTGGTAGACAAGGCCCACATCAACGGCAG gtGGTTGGACTCATCCCGCAGTCTCATGCAGCAGGGCATCCAAGAAAATGACAGAGTCTGGCTTCGCTTCAAATACTTTGCCTTCTATGATATTGAAcccaag TACGATGTGGTGCGTTTGACCCAGCTGTATGAGCAGGCGCGCTGGGCCATCCTGCTGGAAGACATCGACTGCACCGAGGAGGAAATGATGTTATTTGGAGCCCTACAG TACCATATCAGTAAGGTGTCTCAGTCAGAGCCCCAGATGCTGAGCTCCTGTGCAGCCATGGACGACCTGGAGACTGCCCTGCAGTCCCTGGAGGTcaagatggagggagagagcaGCTCCGCGTCCGACATGCTG GAAAACATGACTGCACCAGAACTCAATGACTATCTGAAGATATTCAG ACCAAAGAGGCTGACTCTGAAGGGATATAAGCAGTACTGGTTCAAGTTCCAGGATACCTCCATCTCTTATTtcaagagcaaagaggagagcATCGGAGAGCCCATTCAACAGATTAACCTCAAAG GATGTGAGGTGGCTCCGGACGTTAATGTGGCAGCACAGAAGTTCCTAATCAGACTCCTGATACCAGCACCTGAGGGCATGAACGAGCTCTACCTGCGCTGTGAAAAC gagcagcagtaTGCTCAGTGGATGGCTGCATGTCGACTAGCCTCCAAAGGCAAGAGTCTAGCCGACAGCAGTTACCAAAGTGAGATCCAGAGCATCGGCTCCTTCCTAACCATGCAAAAGACCAGCTCTAGTTCCCATGGCAACGCGCCTGCCAATGATGAAAGCATCAATACTCACAGTCTGGTGTCGCCACGCTACCATAAGAAGTACAAGGCCAAACAG CTGACCCCTCGCATCCTGGACGCCTACCAGAACGTGGCTCAGCTCTCCCTGACAGACGCAGTGATGCGCTTCCTGCAGATCTGGCAAGCCCTGCCCGACTTTGGGCTCTCATACGTCGTTGTCAG GTTTAAGGGCAGCAGGAAAGATGAGGTTCTGGGCATTGCTCCAAACCGTCTGATTCGTATTGACCTGGCTGTGGGTGATGTTGTCAAGACCTGGCGCTACAACAACATGAAGCAGTGGAACGTTAACTGGGACATACGACAG GTGGCCATAGAGTTTGAAGGCAACATCAACATTGCTTTTGGCTGTGTGACTGCCGACTGCAAAATTGTTCATGAGTTTATCGGAGGCTATATTTTCATGTCGACACGCAGTCGTGCAAAGAGCGACACACTCAATGAGGAGCTTTTCCACAAGCTGACCGGCGGACATGAAGCTCTCTGA